From the genome of Neodiprion pinetum isolate iyNeoPine1 chromosome 3, iyNeoPine1.2, whole genome shotgun sequence, one region includes:
- the LOC124213814 gene encoding uncharacterized protein has protein sequence MLQPWCSGSARCVRKALFFVFIWGLIMIAAIQFRHMETVQENVAGSASHGASLSSGRFLLQQLIDSSYTREPVVPVTQSPLEMEPLLDKTPSRTEDKLIEEIETRLPSLPLAYWNRNKNNKAMHYKNESCAKFPSIFDLEFNNIYWQSMHTSNGSFQLFGAFYDTRELSKIGPAVRIVGMINRIEPTVKSFCQIWYEGEKEPQLVETFEYKYVWYSKWGNYKQGIYQPYIITCRVPQSHHKQVPASVSLVPKACDTATNNLRVIYNKPPEKKDFAVCVKGLDFLHEDLSVRLVEWIEMITLLGADKIFFYELQVHPNISKVLNYYEKLGKIHVTPLTLPGGQPNVPAFQHMYLTKKMNHKRQNELIPYNDCLYKHMYEYEYIALLDIDEVIMPVQDATWRELMDRILPKSLKIRNESRASYNVRNVYFLDDLLHSHGWFKDVPRYMHMLQHVYRAQNFTKPNQYVKCFHNPERVVTLHNHFPLACLGSGCTSYPIETEDAQLQHYRADCVKSLKKSCVEYRENSVMDTTIWRYKNKLIDRVTRTLKTLGFFGPGYASER, from the exons ATGCTTCAGCCGTGGTGCAGCGGAAGCGCCCGCTGCGTACGCAAGGCGCTTTTCTTCGTCTTCATATGGGGATTGATAATGATCGCCGCTATACAGTTCCGTCACATGGAAACAGTACAGGAGAATGTGGCTGGATCCGCGTCCCACGGAGCCAGCCTAAGCTCCGGTCGTTTTCTCCTACAGCAATTGATTGATTCCAGCTACACCCGCGAGCCTGTTGTCCCGGTGACCCAGAGCCCCCTGGAAATGGAGCCGCTCCTCGACAAGACCCCTTCACGGACCGAGGACAAGCTGATCGAGGAAATCGAGACGAGGCTCCCGAGTCTACCTCTCGCCTATTGGaaccgtaataaaaataacaaggCGATGCACTACAAGAACGAAAGTTGCGCCAAATTTCCAAGTATATTTGACCTCGAGTTCAACAACATCTACTGGCAGAGCATGCACACCTCGAACGGCTCCTTTCAGCTCTTTGGCGCTTTCTACGACACCAGGGAACTGTCCAAGATTGGGCCGGCCGTCAGAATCGTCGGCATGATCAACAGGATCGAACCGACTGTGAAGAGCTTCTGCCAGATCTGGTACGAGGGTGAGAAAGAACCGCAGCTGGTCGAGACCTTCGAGTACAAATACGTTTGGTACTCGAAGTGGGGCAACTACAAGCAAGGTATATATCAGCCGTACATAATCACGTGTAGAGTACCCCAAAGTCACCATAAACAGGTGCCAGCCTCGGTGTCGTTGGTGCCGAAGGCATGCGACACAGCGACAAATAATCTGAGGGTAATTTACAACAAACCGCCGGAAAAGAAGGACTTCGCTGTTTGCGTCAAGGGGCTGGACTTCCTTCACGAAGATCTCTCTGTCAGACTGGTCGAGTGGATCGAAATGATAACCCTCCTCGGTGCCGATAAAATATTCTTCTACGAACTTCAGGTCCATCCGAATATCAGCAAGGTGCTGAACTACTACGAGAAACTTGGCAAGATACACGTCACTCCCTTGACCCTTCCTGGGGGTCAGCCGAACGTTCCCGCATTCCAACACATGTACCTCACTAAAAAGATGAACCACAAACGTCAGAACGAGCTCATACCGTACAACGACTGTCTCTACAAACACATGTACGAGTACGAGTATATAGCGCTGTTGGACATCGACGAGGTTATCATGCCCGTTCAAGACGCAACGTGGAGGGAGTTGATGGACAGAATATTGCCAAAGTCCTTGAAAATCCGGAACGAATCGAGAGCTTCCTACAACGTCAGGAACGTCTACTTCCTCGACGATCTTCTACACTCGCATGGATGGTTCAAAGACGTGCCAAG GTACATGCACATGCTCCAGCACGTCTACAGGGCGCAAAACTTTACAAAGCCGAATCAGTACGTGAAGTGCTTTCACAACCCAGAACGAGTTGTAACCCTTCACAATCACTTCCCGCTAGCTTGTCTGGGATCTGGCTGCACCAGCTACCCAATAGAAACGGAGGACGCCCAGCTTCAGCATTATCGCGCTGACTGCGTCAAGTCCCTGAAGAAGTCGTGCGTCGAGTACAGAGAGAACAGCGTGATGGACACGACGATATGGAGGTATAAGAACAAGCTTATCGACAGGGTTACGCGGACGCTGAAGACTCTTGGATTCTTCGGACCCGGCTACGCCTCGGAGAGATAG